From the Musa acuminata AAA Group cultivar baxijiao chromosome BXJ1-2, Cavendish_Baxijiao_AAA, whole genome shotgun sequence genome, one window contains:
- the LOC135613160 gene encoding basic leucine zipper 4-like has protein sequence MLLPVDDHFPPLDLSWLDPEPTACPSLSPVEQRRLRRKISNRESARRCRMRKQRHLGELRAESSRLRDENRELASRVRTLAQQTLLLRRANGRLLAESSALRLRLTELRRLVLLRQLLTHGGFGCLGYEQELASLIA, from the coding sequence ATGCTGCTGCCCGTCGACGACCACTTCCCCCCCCTCGACCTCTCCTGGCTCGACCCCGAGCCGACCGCCTGCCCCTCCCTGTCCCCGGTCGAGCAGCGGAGGCTACGCCGGAAGATCTCCAACCGCGAGTCCGCCCGCCGGTGCCGGATGCGAAAACAGCGCCACCTCGGGGAGCTCCGTGCTGAGTCCTCCCGGCTCCGCGACGAGAACCGGGAGCTGGCGAGCCGGGTTCGCACCCTGGCTCAACAAACCCTGCTCCTCCGCCGGGCGAACGGCCGGCTTCTCGCCGAGTCCTCCGCCCTCCGCTTGAGGCTCACCGAACTCCGCCGGCTGGTCCTCCTCCGGCAACTGTTGACTCACGGCGGCTTTGGTTGTTTGGGATACGAGCAGGAGTTAGCGTCGCTGATCGCGTGA